One window of the Sebaldella sp. S0638 genome contains the following:
- the udp gene encoding uridine phosphorylase yields the protein MTEKSEFHIKCKTGDIGRYVLLPGDPDRVPKIAKYLDNAVKVQQKREYTIYTGYLDGEKVSVCSTGIGGPSAAIALEELANIGGDTFIRVGTAGGMDINIKGGDLVIASGAIRNEGTSKEYLPLEFPAVANHEVMTALIKAAEILGRNYHIGVVHCKDSFYGQHTPEKMPVGSDLKHKWEAYLAGGALCSEMESAALFTVGSYRKVRVGTILLAVANQEREKLGLENVFADDTELAIKTAVEAVRVLIKG from the coding sequence ATGACTGAGAAAAGTGAATTTCATATAAAGTGTAAAACAGGTGATATAGGCAGATATGTTTTATTACCCGGAGATCCTGACAGAGTGCCGAAGATAGCAAAGTATCTTGATAATGCAGTAAAAGTACAGCAAAAGAGAGAATATACCATATATACAGGGTATCTTGACGGTGAAAAGGTATCTGTGTGTTCTACTGGAATAGGAGGACCGTCGGCGGCAATTGCACTTGAAGAGCTTGCCAATATAGGCGGTGACACTTTTATAAGAGTGGGAACTGCCGGAGGAATGGACATTAATATAAAAGGCGGCGACTTGGTAATTGCTTCAGGGGCAATAAGAAACGAGGGGACGAGTAAGGAGTATCTTCCGCTTGAATTTCCTGCGGTTGCTAATCATGAAGTGATGACAGCACTTATAAAAGCAGCGGAAATACTTGGGAGAAATTATCATATAGGAGTAGTTCACTGTAAAGATTCTTTTTACGGACAGCATACGCCGGAAAAAATGCCGGTGGGAAGTGACTTAAAACATAAATGGGAGGCTTATCTTGCAGGCGGGGCATTATGCTCTGAAATGGAATCTGCGGCGTTATTTACTGTGGGAAGTTATAGAAAAGTCAGGGTAGGAACAATATTGCTTGCAGTGGCTAATCAGGAGCGTGAAAAGCTCGGACTTGAGAATGTCTTTGCAGATGATACGGAATTAGCTATAAAAACAGCTGTGGAGGCTGTGAGGGTGCTTATTAAGGGATAA
- a CDS encoding nucleoside hydrolase has translation MKIIFDCDPGLDDGIALLTAFSYEGFDIKAITTAFGCSTVENTTRNALRLMDFLGRKDVKVAMGAFESTIGKTDIAPYVHGEDGFKNINLPETDFRPYDKNAVETIYEIAMNSDEKITLIATGPLTNIGTALKKYPELKEKIEKVSIMGGAVGMGNKSPVAEANISNDPEAARILFESGIPVIMSGLNMTFNALVYDNEIEEIAALGNKEARLGADFLRYHREFYRKQNFAGDPPHDICAVAQLIKPEIFETVHCHVDVETKGEFTRGETVADLKNKYGKEKNAYVAVGVNREKFVEFIRERLSAYKRGEQNND, from the coding sequence ATGAAAATTATATTTGATTGTGATCCGGGACTGGATGACGGGATAGCTCTGCTGACTGCATTCAGTTATGAAGGATTTGATATAAAAGCTATAACCACAGCTTTTGGATGTTCCACAGTGGAAAATACAACCAGAAATGCATTAAGACTTATGGATTTTCTTGGAAGGAAAGATGTGAAAGTAGCAATGGGAGCATTTGAGTCTACAATTGGGAAAACTGATATTGCACCTTATGTACATGGTGAGGACGGGTTTAAAAATATAAATCTCCCGGAAACTGATTTTAGACCATATGATAAAAACGCAGTAGAGACTATCTATGAAATTGCAATGAACAGTGATGAAAAAATAACTTTAATTGCTACAGGCCCTTTGACTAATATAGGGACAGCACTGAAAAAGTATCCTGAATTAAAGGAGAAAATAGAAAAAGTGTCTATAATGGGCGGTGCAGTGGGAATGGGAAATAAGTCCCCGGTAGCAGAAGCCAATATATCAAATGATCCTGAAGCTGCAAGAATTCTTTTTGAATCAGGAATTCCCGTAATTATGAGCGGCTTAAATATGACATTTAATGCATTGGTATATGATAATGAAATAGAGGAGATAGCAGCTCTGGGAAATAAAGAGGCCAGACTGGGTGCTGATTTCCTGAGATATCACAGGGAATTTTACAGAAAACAAAATTTTGCAGGTGATCCTCCGCATGATATTTGTGCCGTGGCTCAGCTGATAAAGCCTGAAATATTCGAGACAGTGCATTGTCATGTGGATGTGGAGACTAAAGGAGAGTTTACAAGAGGTGAAACAGTAGCAGACCTGAAAAATAAATACGGCAAGGAAAAAAATGCTTATGTAGCCGTGGGAGTGAATAGGGAAAAATTTGTTGAATTTATCAGGGAGAGATTATCGGCATATAAAAGGGGTGAACAGAATAATGACTGA